A single window of Sphingobacteriales bacterium DNA harbors:
- a CDS encoding M20/M25/M40 family metallo-hydrolase, whose product MKTTIEQKITKLLCQLIETKSLSKEEQDAKQLLVKFFKKEKIPYETKLNNIWVKNKHFNFLKPTILLNSHIDTVKPVNGWTKEPYQAIFEEDKLIGLGVNDAGAALVCLLGTFLHYYEAEDLSYNIIFAATAEEEISGVNGIASIEEITSTCEFAIVGEPTEMKMAIAEKGLMVIDAEIKGKAGHAARNEGINAIYLAIKDLQWIENYQFKKINSHLGPIKLTVSIINAGTQHNVIPDVCKYTIDVRTIPEYTHEQVLEILRDNLKAEIKPRSTRLNPSSIDKEHNIVKSAEKLGIDTFGSATLSDQALLKIPSVKIGPGKSERSHTADEYIYVSEITNGLSTYIKLLENIIH is encoded by the coding sequence ATGAAAACAACTATTGAACAAAAAATCACAAAATTACTCTGTCAGCTCATCGAAACAAAATCGCTGAGCAAAGAAGAGCAAGATGCCAAGCAATTATTGGTCAAATTCTTTAAAAAAGAAAAAATACCATACGAAACAAAACTCAATAATATTTGGGTGAAGAACAAGCATTTTAATTTTCTAAAACCTACTATCCTACTCAATTCACATATTGATACCGTGAAACCAGTGAATGGCTGGACAAAAGAACCATACCAAGCCATTTTTGAAGAAGACAAATTAATTGGATTAGGTGTAAATGATGCTGGTGCAGCTTTAGTTTGTTTATTAGGTACATTTTTACATTATTACGAAGCCGAAGATTTAAGTTATAATATCATTTTTGCTGCCACAGCCGAAGAAGAAATTTCTGGTGTAAATGGCATTGCGTCTATTGAAGAAATAACAAGCACATGCGAGTTTGCAATTGTTGGCGAACCAACAGAAATGAAAATGGCTATTGCAGAAAAAGGCTTAATGGTCATAGATGCCGAAATAAAAGGCAAAGCAGGACATGCAGCACGCAACGAAGGTATCAATGCAATATACCTTGCAATTAAAGATTTGCAATGGATAGAGAACTATCAATTCAAGAAAATCAATTCACATCTTGGACCAATAAAATTAACTGTTTCAATCATTAACGCAGGCACACAACACAATGTAATACCTGACGTATGTAAATATACCATAGATGTGCGTACCATTCCAGAATACACACACGAGCAAGTATTAGAAATTCTTAGAGACAACTTAAAGGCTGAGATAAAGCCACGTTCAACAAGATTAAATCCATCGAGTATTGATAAAGAACATAATATTGTAAAATCTGCTGAGAAACTAGGTATAGACACTTTTGGTTCTGCAACACTATCAGACCAAGCATTGCTCAAAATACCATCAGTAAAAATAGGACCAGGCAAATCTGAGCGTTCGCACACTGCAGATGAATACATCTATGTATCAGAAATAACAAATGGCTTAAGCACCTACATCAAACTATTGGAGAACATAATACATTAA
- the argB gene encoding acetylglutamate kinase, which yields MEEILVIKIGGNIIDDENALADFLHSFSKINQPKILIHGGGKLATQLSTKMNIETKMIDGRRITDAETLKIVTMVYAGYINKNIVAKLQSNHCNAIGLSGADAKLIQAHKRKHPSIDYVFVGDITTINTSLLIDLVEKGYAPIVAPICADAEGQLLNTNADTIASSIAIALAERINIKLYYCFEKKGLLANIEDETSNIKEININDIQIMIDNQSIVAGMIPKVQNIKQAILQGVSEVTLCHAQDLLDIVHKNSIFGTTFKN from the coding sequence ATGGAAGAAATATTAGTAATAAAAATTGGCGGAAATATTATAGATGATGAAAATGCATTAGCAGATTTCTTACATAGTTTTTCAAAGATAAATCAACCTAAAATACTAATTCATGGTGGAGGAAAATTGGCAACTCAATTGTCTACAAAAATGAACATTGAAACAAAGATGATTGATGGTAGAAGAATTACAGATGCAGAAACACTGAAAATTGTAACTATGGTGTATGCTGGCTACATCAATAAAAATATAGTAGCCAAATTGCAATCCAATCATTGCAATGCAATTGGTTTGTCTGGCGCTGATGCCAAATTAATACAAGCACACAAAAGAAAACATCCAAGTATAGATTATGTTTTTGTTGGAGACATTACTACAATCAATACTTCATTGCTGATAGATTTAGTAGAAAAAGGCTACGCTCCTATTGTTGCGCCAATTTGTGCAGATGCTGAAGGGCAATTGCTCAACACGAATGCAGATACTATTGCATCAAGCATTGCCATTGCACTAGCAGAACGTATTAATATAAAATTATATTATTGTTTTGAAAAGAAAGGTTTGTTGGCAAATATCGAAGACGAAACATCAAACATAAAAGAAATAAATATCAATGATATTCAAATAATGATTGATAATCAATCTATTGTTGCTGGTATGATTCCAAAAGTACAAAATATTAAGCAAGCAATATTGCAAGGTGTCTCAGAAGTTACACTATGCCATGCACAAGATTTACTAGATATTGTACATAAAAATAGTATATTTGGTACAACCTTTAAAAACTAA